A stretch of the Kroppenstedtia eburnea genome encodes the following:
- a CDS encoding peptidase MA family metallohydrolase produces the protein MIRKGRALVLMLLLMIGTVLPGWVFPSFGLSQRVHGSEPEAQVQIRHLIEEKQNAVNQRERERFLRLLHPDMKTYIQEQKRWFDDTVQWIDPGSYRLRVISMIPWAEHQIRVWMEQCYTRKGKRFTLKYPVLFQETAAGWRDADFPLHHLTRGDVTVRYSDTGLAEQAAIALETGHKAIQELKRKMGWMPKRPVEVKIYHRPEWFRQSVKLSLPRWAGGWHEAGESIKLIGARGVEDRQLVSSGIVHEVTHLMVSEMTGDNAAYWLQEGAAEYFQSHLLPGLHSREESSGERPRWSLSQLKKANLEQMGEKEAAAYYTQCYQLFRFLMETYGEEKVKRLFSVLQLSPEEDRDIVGKLSLTNRRTEAALKKVLGKSLKELEKDWLQHLKKEKRKDSPHPPDQKMDPFTWSF, from the coding sequence TTGATACGGAAGGGCCGAGCACTGGTGCTCATGCTTTTGTTGATGATCGGCACGGTTTTGCCCGGATGGGTATTCCCGTCTTTTGGTCTTTCGCAAAGGGTCCACGGCAGTGAGCCCGAGGCCCAGGTGCAGATCCGGCATTTGATCGAGGAAAAGCAGAATGCTGTCAACCAAAGAGAGCGGGAACGCTTTTTACGCCTGCTCCATCCGGACATGAAAACCTATATTCAGGAGCAGAAACGTTGGTTCGATGATACGGTGCAGTGGATAGACCCCGGTTCCTACCGTTTGCGGGTGATCTCCATGATTCCGTGGGCGGAGCATCAGATCCGGGTATGGATGGAGCAGTGTTACACCCGGAAAGGGAAAAGATTCACCCTCAAGTACCCCGTCCTGTTTCAGGAGACGGCCGCAGGATGGAGGGATGCTGATTTTCCCCTTCACCACCTCACCCGTGGCGATGTCACCGTTCGCTATTCGGACACCGGCCTGGCCGAACAGGCGGCCATCGCCCTGGAGACGGGACATAAAGCGATTCAGGAATTGAAACGAAAAATGGGCTGGATGCCGAAGCGTCCGGTGGAGGTGAAAATCTACCATCGACCGGAGTGGTTTCGGCAGTCGGTCAAACTCTCGCTGCCCCGATGGGCGGGAGGCTGGCATGAGGCGGGAGAATCCATCAAGCTGATCGGGGCCCGTGGAGTTGAGGACCGGCAGCTGGTCTCCTCCGGGATTGTTCATGAAGTGACCCATCTGATGGTGAGTGAAATGACCGGGGATAATGCCGCCTACTGGTTGCAGGAAGGGGCCGCGGAATATTTTCAGTCTCATTTGTTACCGGGGTTGCACAGCCGGGAGGAATCGAGTGGAGAACGTCCCCGCTGGTCCTTGTCCCAACTGAAGAAAGCCAATCTGGAACAGATGGGAGAGAAGGAGGCTGCCGCCTATTACACCCAGTGTTATCAACTGTTCCGTTTTTTGATGGAAACCTACGGGGAGGAAAAAGTGAAGCGTCTGTTTTCCGTGCTGCAACTGAGCCCGGAGGAAGACCGGGACATTGTGGGCAAGCTTTCTTTGACCAACCGACGGACCGAGGCCGCCCTGAAAAAAGTGTTGGGAAAATCGCTGAAGGAATTGGAAAAGGACTGGCTTCAGCATCTTAAAAAGGAGAAAAGAAAGGATTCCCCCCATCCGCCGGATCAAAAGATGGATCCCTTCACCTGGTCCTTTTGA